The segment GGGGTGGTCGATGCCGATGCGCAGCCGCAAAAAATCGCGGCTACCCAGTTGCTGACAGATATCCCGAAGACCATTGTGCCCCCCATGGCCGCCGCTGCGCTTGAGACGCAAGGTGCCTGGGGGCAGATCGAGTTCGTCGTGGGCAACCAGGATTTCCTCTGGCGGAATCTTGAAAAACCTCGCCAGCGCCGCGACAGCCCGCCCGCTGCGATTCATGAAGATCTGCGGCTTCAGCAGCAGAACGTCAAAGCCGTCCACCGTGATCTTGCCCACATCTCCCCCGAACCGGGCATCGGAACGCAGAGACCCGCCATGGCGCCGGCACAGTTCATCAACGAACCAGAAACCGGCGTTATGACGGGTCCCCACGTACTTCTCGCCCGGGTTTCCGAGACCAGCAATGAGCCGGATTGAATCGGACATGGCGAGAACCGGACGGCTTTACTCGCCGCCCTCCTTCTTCTCTTCTTCGTCGCCGGAGGCCTCTTCCTCGGCAGACTCTTCCGCCTGCTCTTCGGCAACAGCGGCCTCGGCTTCCTCGGCGGCTTCGTCAAGCTTGGAGACCCGCGGCTGGACGATGCTCACCACCGGCTGATCGGCGTCGTGGGTATCGTCGCCATGGGCAAAGGCTTCCAGTTCGACGTTGGGCGGCATCTTGAGGTCGGAGAGATGCAGCGAATCGCCGATTTCAAGATCAGCCAGATCCACTTCGATGTACTCGGGCAGATCCTTCGGCAGAGCAATGATGGAGACTTCGATCGAATCCTTGTGGACCACGCCTCCCGCCTTGACGCCCTTGCAGGTTTCGTCGTTCAGGAAGTGCAGCGGCACATGCATGTGCAGTTTCTCACCGGCCTTCACGCGCAGGAAGTCCACGTGCAGGACACGATCCTTGAAGGGATGACGCTGCAGGTCCTTCACCACGACGCCCTGAGCCTTCTTGCCCTTGACGGTCAGGTCGATGACCTGGGAATAGAAGGACTCGGTTTCCATCATGCGGGCCAGCTCGAAGGCGCTGACCTGGATCATTTCGGCATCCTTGCCCGCACCATAGACGATGCCCGGCACAAGCTTCTCGCGACGCAGGCGGCGGCTCGCACCCTTCCCCGTGTCGCTGCGCTTCTCCGCAGGTAGTTTCAGTTCAACTGCCATAATGTCGATCTCCAGACAAATGAAGCCCGAACCACCCCGCGACCAGGGAGATTCAGGCAGGGCCGGCCGAATGGCCGGAATTCATCAACGCGGGCGCCCGGGATGAGCCTCGGGCTACTCCACGAACAGTTCGCTGACCGACTCGTCGTTGTTGATCCGGCGGATGCTCTCGGCCAGCAATTCGGCGATGCTGACCTGCCGGATGCGGTCGCAGGCGGCCGCCTCCTCCGCCAACGGGATAGTGTCGGTCACCACCAGTTCGTCCAGGCCAGAGCTGCTGATGCGCTCGATGGCGGAACCGGACAGGACCGGGTGGGTAATATACGCCACCACGCGCTCGGCGCCATGGTCTTTCAGCGCTTGGGCCGCCTTGCACAAGGTGCCGGCGGTGTCGACGATGTCATCGACGATGATGCAGGTCTTGCCCTCGACGTCACCGATGATGTGCATCACCTGGGATTCGTTCGCCCGTGGCCGGCGCTTGTCGATGATGGCCAGATCGGCATCGCCCAGACGTTTCGCAATGGCACGGGCACGCACCACACCGCCCACGTCCGGCGAGACCACGATCTTGTTCGGGTAGACCTGACGCCAGATATCGCCGAGCAGTATCGGCGAAGCGTAGATGTTGTCCACCGGAATGTTGAAAAAGCCCTGGATCTGGTCGGCGTGCAGGTCGACGGTAAGCACGCGATTGATGCCGGCCACCTGGATCATGTCCGCCACCAGCTTCGCCGAGATGGGCACGCGCTGGGAGCGCGGGCGGCGGTCCTGACGGGCATAGCCGTAGTAGGGGATGACTGCCGTAATGCGGGATGCCGAGGAACGACGCAGCGCATCGGCGATCACCAGGAGTTCCATGAGATTGTCATTGGTGGGTGCGCAGGTCGGCTGGATGATGAACACATCTTTACCGCGCACATGGTCGTCTATTTCGACCATGACCTCACCATCACTGAACTTGCTGACCACAGCAAAGCCGGGGCGAATCCTGAGGTTATCTGCGATGGCGGCGGAGAGCTGCGGGTTGGCATTCCCCGCGAATACCATCATGCGGCCATTTTCGGTGAGGGTGGACCCATTCATGTGACTGTCTACATGTTGCTCTGCGAGAGGCAGCACCAGGCGCCACGGAAGAAATGGCTGGGGTGCCAGGATTCGAACCTGGGAATGCGGGGATCAAAACCCCGTGCCTTACCGCTTGGCGACACCCCAGTGGAAGTACGCTTTTTTCAGTCCGAGTTGATGGGCAACCTGCCGAACAACGGTGAGCGGTTGCAGCCACGGGCCACGAAGCCTTGCCAACCGGCACGCTCACATGCAAGTAACGCGGCCATTGCGGATTCACGCTCATCAAACGCCGCGAATACGCAGGCACCCGTCCCCGTGAGCCTGGCTTGGCCGTGGGCTGACAATGCATCCAGCGCCTGCCCCACCACCGGAAAGCGTGCACGCACCACGCTTTCGCAGTCATTCCGACCACCTCGGAAACTGAAGGCCGGTATTGTGGTCGGCGGTGTATCTCTTGTCAATTCCGGGTCCTGAAAGACGGCAGCCGTGGAAACCGCGCAATCCGGCACCAGCACGGCATACCAGGGTTCCGGCGGATCCACAGCCGTCAGCTTCTCGCCCACGCCTTCCGCCCAGGCCGCGCGCCCGCGCACGAACACCGGTACGTCGGCACCCAGACCAACACCGATATCGGCAAGCGCGTCCTCGTCGAGATCGAGCCCCCAGAGCAGATTCAGCGCGTGCAGCGTGGTCGCCGCATCGGACGAGCCACCACCCAGACCTCCACCCGCCGGCAGACGCTTGTCGAGAAAGATCTCTGCGCCCTGACGACTGCCGACATGCGCGCGCAGACGCTGCGCCGCACGGATAATCAGGTTGTCCTCGGCGGCGACACCGGGCAGATTGGCATGGAGCCGCAATTCGCTGTCGCCACGCGGTTCGAAGCGCAGCAAGTCGCAGCGGTCAAGGAACTGGAAAACGGTCTGCAGGAGGTGGTAGCCGTCCGCTCGGCGGCCGGTGATGTGCAAGAAGAGATTGAGCTTGGCCGGCGCCGGCCAAAGCCCAGTGTCTCCTTCACTCATACTGCAGCGACCACTCGCTGATGACGATGCGCACCCGCAAACCAGGGCCACTGACATCCATGCGCGTTGGCATATCCAGCAAATCCATCCCGCGGTAGGCGCTGTAGTCAACCTGCCAGCCGGCCTGCCGGATGCTCTCCGGGCGACCTATCTCGTCCAGTTCCACCTCGGCGTCGTGGTCCCGTGATGGCCGTCCCACCAGCCAGTCGCGCAGGATATCTACCGGAAAATCGTAGCCTGTGTGCCGGTTCAGCAACGCCTGGGCCGCATCGGCGCTGTCCCGTACGCCATCCGACGTGCGCAGCGTCACGCCATCTCCGTCACCCTCAAGACGCAGGCTTCCGGAGGCAAGAGGGCCACGCAGGTTAAGCCGCCAGTTGTCCTCCCCCTGCTCGAACCAGTCCAGCGACAACGCCACATTGTCGTCTTGGGTGCGCAGACCGATGCGGCCCTGCGCTTCCCAGCCGCGTAGCTCCTCCAGCATTGCGAGGCGCTGCTGGAATAGCGCCTCCGGCGTTTCATCGGTGATCGGGGGACGGGCCGCGCAGGCAGCCAGAAGCGCGACGGCCAGGCAGAGCAGCAAAACTCGGGAGAGATAACGGTGCAGGTCAGTCAGGCTCAAGGTTCAAACCGCTCCAGGGTTTCCCGCAACACGGGATGGTCGGGTTCCAGGTCGCTGGCCTCACGCCACACATCGCGGGCCTCGTCCCGACGGCCCTCTACCCACAGCACTTCGCCCAGGTGCGCGCCGATCTCGGCGTCAGGCATCAGTTCGTACGCCCGGCGCAGATATTCCAGGGCCTCGTCGTGACGCCCCAGCCGGTACAGCGCCCAACCCATGC is part of the Natronocella acetinitrilica genome and harbors:
- the pth gene encoding aminoacyl-tRNA hydrolase encodes the protein MSDSIRLIAGLGNPGEKYVGTRHNAGFWFVDELCRRHGGSLRSDARFGGDVGKITVDGFDVLLLKPQIFMNRSGRAVAALARFFKIPPEEILVAHDELDLPPGTLRLKRSGGHGGHNGLRDICQQLGSRDFLRLRIGIDHPGPGNDVVGYVLGRPHADHRTAIDEALAQAVALTPAMLAGDLDKAMQQLHTKA
- a CDS encoding 50S ribosomal protein L25/general stress protein Ctc, producing MAVELKLPAEKRSDTGKGASRRLRREKLVPGIVYGAGKDAEMIQVSAFELARMMETESFYSQVIDLTVKGKKAQGVVVKDLQRHPFKDRVLHVDFLRVKAGEKLHMHVPLHFLNDETCKGVKAGGVVHKDSIEVSIIALPKDLPEYIEVDLADLEIGDSLHLSDLKMPPNVELEAFAHGDDTHDADQPVVSIVQPRVSKLDEAAEEAEAAVAEEQAEESAEEEASGDEEEKKEGGE
- a CDS encoding ribose-phosphate diphosphokinase, yielding MMVFAGNANPQLSAAIADNLRIRPGFAVVSKFSDGEVMVEIDDHVRGKDVFIIQPTCAPTNDNLMELLVIADALRRSSASRITAVIPYYGYARQDRRPRSQRVPISAKLVADMIQVAGINRVLTVDLHADQIQGFFNIPVDNIYASPILLGDIWRQVYPNKIVVSPDVGGVVRARAIAKRLGDADLAIIDKRRPRANESQVMHIIGDVEGKTCIIVDDIVDTAGTLCKAAQALKDHGAERVVAYITHPVLSGSAIERISSSGLDELVVTDTIPLAEEAAACDRIRQVSIAELLAESIRRINNDESVSELFVE
- the ispE gene encoding 4-(cytidine 5'-diphospho)-2-C-methyl-D-erythritol kinase, which translates into the protein MSEGDTGLWPAPAKLNLFLHITGRRADGYHLLQTVFQFLDRCDLLRFEPRGDSELRLHANLPGVAAEDNLIIRAAQRLRAHVGSRQGAEIFLDKRLPAGGGLGGGSSDAATTLHALNLLWGLDLDEDALADIGVGLGADVPVFVRGRAAWAEGVGEKLTAVDPPEPWYAVLVPDCAVSTAAVFQDPELTRDTPPTTIPAFSFRGGRNDCESVVRARFPVVGQALDALSAHGQARLTGTGACVFAAFDERESAMAALLACERAGWQGFVARGCNRSPLFGRLPINSD
- the lolB gene encoding lipoprotein insertase outer membrane protein LolB, with product MSLTDLHRYLSRVLLLCLAVALLAACAARPPITDETPEALFQQRLAMLEELRGWEAQGRIGLRTQDDNVALSLDWFEQGEDNWRLNLRGPLASGSLRLEGDGDGVTLRTSDGVRDSADAAQALLNRHTGYDFPVDILRDWLVGRPSRDHDAEVELDEIGRPESIRQAGWQVDYSAYRGMDLLDMPTRMDVSGPGLRVRIVISEWSLQYE